One Micromonospora sp. WMMD1120 genomic region harbors:
- a CDS encoding CarD family transcriptional regulator, whose product MVFSVGETVVYPHHGAALIEAIETRVIKGEPKQYLVLRVAQGDLTVRVPAENAEIVGVREVVGEEGLGKVFDVLRAPHTEEPTNWSRRYKANLEKLASGNPLKVAEVVRDLWRRERERGLSAGEKRMLAKARDILVGEVALAEKSTKDEAETLLDKVLTEA is encoded by the coding sequence GGCCGCACTCATCGAGGCAATCGAGACTCGGGTCATCAAGGGCGAGCCTAAGCAATACCTCGTCCTGAGGGTCGCGCAGGGTGACCTGACGGTCCGGGTGCCGGCTGAGAACGCCGAGATCGTGGGCGTTCGTGAGGTGGTCGGCGAAGAGGGCCTCGGTAAGGTCTTCGACGTTCTCCGGGCTCCGCACACCGAGGAGCCGACCAACTGGTCGCGGCGTTACAAGGCCAATCTGGAAAAGCTGGCTTCCGGCAACCCGCTGAAGGTCGCCGAGGTCGTGCGTGACCTGTGGCGTCGGGAGCGGGAGCGGGGCCTCTCCGCGGGCGAGAAGCGAATGCTCGCCAAGGCCCGCGACATTCTCGTCGGCGAGGTCGCGCTGGCCGAGAAGAGCACCAAGGATGAGGCGGAGACGCTGCTCGACAAGGTCCTCACCGAGGCCTAG